One part of the Thermococcus litoralis DSM 5473 genome encodes these proteins:
- the pheT gene encoding phenylalanine--tRNA ligase subunit beta: MPKFDVAKHDLERLIGKEFTIEEWEDLFLYAKCELDDVWEHEGKIYFKADAKDTNRPDLWSAEGIARQVKWALGMAKGLPKYKIEKSDVVVYVDEKLKDIRPYGVYAIVENLELDEEALRQIIQLQEKVALTFGRRRREVAIGTFDFDKLKPPFYYKAVEPDKIRFIPLNSDREMSADEILEEHEKGKEYGHLIKGKIYYPLLVDREGNVLSMPPVINSETHGKVTEETKSIFIDITGWDLNKIMLALNVIVTALAERGGKIRSVKVVYKDFEIETPDLTPKEFEVDLGYIKRLTGVELSDEEIKDLLERMMYEVEIFDGKAKLKYPAFRDDIMHARDVLEDVLIAYGYNNIVPEEPKLAVQGKGDDFIEFENAVRDLMVGFGLQEVMTFNLTNKEAQFDKMNISEEEIVEIENPISQKWSALRKWLLPSLMEFLSQNTHEEYPQKIFEVGKVTLIDESRETKTVSESKLAVALAHPKVTFTEAKEILDSLMRHLGAEYELKEIEHGSFIPGRVGEIIVDGKSVGIIGEIHPQVLENWGIEMPIAAFEIFLRPFYKGSFL, encoded by the coding sequence ATGCCGAAGTTCGATGTTGCCAAGCATGACTTGGAGAGATTAATTGGGAAAGAATTTACGATCGAAGAGTGGGAAGACTTATTCCTCTACGCAAAATGCGAGCTTGACGATGTGTGGGAGCACGAAGGTAAGATATACTTCAAAGCAGATGCCAAAGATACGAACAGGCCTGATTTGTGGAGTGCCGAGGGAATAGCGAGACAGGTAAAATGGGCTCTTGGAATGGCAAAGGGATTGCCGAAATATAAAATCGAAAAAAGCGACGTTGTTGTCTATGTTGATGAAAAATTGAAAGATATAAGACCCTATGGAGTTTATGCCATAGTTGAGAACCTTGAACTTGATGAAGAAGCCTTGAGACAGATAATCCAGCTTCAGGAGAAAGTGGCGCTCACCTTTGGAAGGAGAAGAAGGGAAGTTGCCATAGGAACGTTCGACTTCGATAAGCTCAAGCCTCCTTTCTACTACAAAGCCGTTGAGCCAGATAAAATAAGATTTATTCCATTAAACAGCGACCGAGAAATGAGTGCTGATGAGATACTTGAGGAGCACGAAAAGGGGAAGGAATACGGTCACTTGATTAAAGGAAAGATCTATTATCCATTGCTTGTTGACAGGGAAGGAAACGTTCTCTCAATGCCTCCGGTTATAAACTCCGAAACCCATGGGAAGGTCACTGAAGAGACCAAGAGCATCTTCATAGACATCACGGGATGGGATCTTAACAAGATCATGCTTGCTTTGAATGTAATTGTAACTGCCTTAGCTGAGCGTGGCGGAAAAATAAGGAGCGTCAAGGTAGTTTACAAGGATTTCGAGATAGAAACTCCCGACTTGACTCCCAAGGAGTTCGAAGTTGATCTTGGCTACATCAAAAGACTTACGGGAGTTGAGCTCAGCGATGAGGAAATAAAAGACCTACTTGAGCGCATGATGTATGAGGTTGAAATCTTTGATGGAAAGGCAAAGCTGAAGTATCCAGCATTTAGAGACGACATAATGCATGCAAGAGACGTTTTGGAGGACGTCCTCATTGCATACGGATACAACAACATTGTTCCAGAAGAGCCAAAGCTTGCCGTTCAAGGGAAGGGAGACGATTTTATAGAGTTTGAAAACGCTGTGAGGGATCTCATGGTTGGCTTTGGCCTCCAAGAGGTTATGACCTTCAACCTCACGAATAAGGAAGCCCAGTTTGACAAAATGAACATTTCAGAGGAGGAAATAGTGGAGATAGAGAATCCTATAAGCCAGAAATGGTCTGCGTTGAGAAAATGGCTCCTTCCAAGCCTGATGGAATTCCTAAGCCAGAATACCCATGAGGAATATCCTCAGAAGATCTTTGAGGTTGGTAAGGTGACCCTCATAGACGAAAGCAGAGAAACAAAGACTGTCAGCGAGAGCAAACTTGCCGTTGCCCTTGCTCATCCCAAAGTAACCTTCACAGAAGCAAAAGAAATCCTCGACAGCCTAATGCGCCATCTTGGTGCTGAATACGAGCTCAAAGAAATAGAACACGGCTCTTTTATTCCCGGTAGAGTGGGAGAGATAATAGTTGATGGGAAGAGCGTTGGGATAATAGGAGAGATCCATCCACAGGTGCTCGAAAACTGGGGAATAGAGATGCCGATAGCGGCATTTGAGATTTTCCTAAGGCCTTTCTACAAGGGGAGTTTTCTCTGA
- the tdh gene encoding L-threonine 3-dehydrogenase, whose protein sequence is MGEKMTAIMKTKPAYGAELVEVDVPQPKEGEVLIKVLATSICGTDLHIYEWNEWAQSRIKPPQIMGHEVAGEVVEVGKGVDDIQVGDYISAETHIVCGKCYQCKTGNYHVCQNTKIFGVDTDGVFAEYAIVPAQNAWKNPKEIPPEYATLQEPLGNAVDTVLAGPISGKTVLITGAGPLGLLGITVAKASGASLVIVSEPSDFRRELAKKVGADVVINPMEEDVVKEVKDLTDGNGVDVFLEFSGAPKALEQGLRAVTPAGRVSLLGLFPREVTFDINNLVIFKALEVHGITGRHLWQTWYTVSNLLRSGKLNLDPIITHKYKGFDKFEEAFELMRAGKTGKVVFFPHKH, encoded by the coding sequence ATGGGCGAAAAAATGACCGCTATCATGAAAACTAAGCCCGCTTACGGTGCTGAACTTGTTGAAGTTGATGTTCCACAGCCAAAAGAAGGGGAAGTCCTCATCAAGGTTCTTGCAACTAGCATCTGCGGAACCGATCTCCATATCTATGAATGGAATGAATGGGCACAGAGCAGAATAAAACCCCCCCAGATAATGGGTCACGAAGTCGCTGGAGAGGTTGTGGAAGTTGGAAAAGGAGTGGATGACATTCAAGTAGGCGACTACATCTCTGCAGAAACGCATATAGTTTGCGGAAAATGCTACCAATGTAAAACCGGCAACTACCATGTTTGTCAGAACACTAAAATATTTGGAGTAGACACCGATGGTGTCTTTGCGGAATATGCGATAGTCCCAGCCCAGAATGCATGGAAAAATCCAAAGGAGATTCCCCCAGAATACGCAACCCTCCAGGAGCCCTTGGGTAATGCCGTCGATACAGTTTTAGCTGGGCCAATTTCAGGTAAGACTGTTCTCATAACCGGTGCTGGACCCTTAGGTCTTCTAGGCATAACGGTAGCGAAGGCAAGTGGGGCTTCTCTGGTAATAGTAAGCGAGCCGAGTGACTTCAGAAGAGAGCTGGCTAAAAAAGTGGGTGCTGATGTGGTTATAAACCCCATGGAAGAGGATGTTGTTAAGGAAGTGAAAGACCTAACAGATGGCAATGGAGTTGACGTTTTTCTTGAATTCAGTGGTGCTCCAAAGGCCCTTGAGCAGGGGTTACGGGCGGTTACGCCGGCGGGAAGGGTTAGTCTTTTGGGTCTCTTCCCGAGGGAAGTCACATTCGACATTAACAACCTCGTTATCTTCAAGGCATTGGAAGTTCATGGAATTACCGGAAGGCACCTATGGCAAACTTGGTACACCGTCTCTAACCTCCTTAGAAGCGGAAAGCTCAATTTAGACCCGATAATCACGCACAAGTACAAGGGATTCGATAAGTTTGAGGAAGCTTTTGAGCTCATGCGTGCTGGAAAAACGGGTAAGGTTGTGTTCTTCCCCCACAAGCACTGA
- a CDS encoding MinD/ParA family ATP-binding protein produces the protein MPVIIVTGRGGAGKTTTTANLSVYFAQKEYRTLAIDGDLFLPNLGFHFALENVNYTVHSLLKNPEVDPEWAIYKHAKTGVNVMPGSTRLQDVIGISPKRLRDIVEQMRYKFPVVFVDSPTGIPFDTLPTFEVADYQIIVVEVERSPIYSFETMVENEINKLKAIGEEYGLKIGVVLNKVRESEDVIDHIIDEITENVGLPVVGVIPFDEYVPESINVGIPVLAYKPRSDAAIAFYEAGEILEEWIFK, from the coding sequence ATGCCGGTTATAATCGTTACCGGGAGAGGGGGAGCTGGTAAAACCACAACCACTGCAAATCTAAGCGTGTATTTTGCTCAAAAGGAGTATAGGACTTTAGCTATAGATGGTGATCTCTTCTTGCCCAATCTCGGCTTCCATTTTGCTTTGGAGAATGTCAACTATACTGTCCATTCCCTTCTCAAAAATCCCGAAGTTGATCCGGAGTGGGCAATCTACAAACACGCAAAGACTGGAGTTAACGTGATGCCCGGTAGTACTAGGCTGCAGGATGTAATAGGTATATCACCCAAAAGATTAAGGGATATCGTCGAGCAGATGAGGTATAAGTTTCCGGTGGTTTTTGTTGATTCTCCCACTGGAATTCCCTTTGATACCCTTCCAACTTTTGAAGTTGCTGACTATCAAATAATAGTTGTTGAAGTTGAAAGATCACCGATTTATTCCTTTGAAACAATGGTGGAGAATGAGATTAACAAGCTTAAGGCAATAGGCGAGGAATATGGGTTAAAGATTGGGGTAGTGCTAAACAAGGTCAGGGAATCGGAAGATGTTATAGACCACATAATAGACGAGATCACTGAAAACGTTGGCCTGCCGGTTGTTGGGGTAATACCATTTGATGAATATGTTCCAGAATCCATAAACGTGGGGATCCCAGTACTTGCATATAAACCAAGAAGCGATGCGGCTATAGCGTTTTATGAGGCCGGAGAGATATTAGAGGAATGGATATTTAAGTAA
- a CDS encoding TRAM domain-containing protein, which produces MDRGGSRLPPVKVGERYKVRIEALGKGGDGIARVKGFVIFVPNTKVGDEVEIVINSVKQKFAFGEIIG; this is translated from the coding sequence ATGGACAGAGGAGGCTCAAGACTGCCTCCAGTTAAAGTTGGAGAAAGATACAAGGTAAGGATAGAAGCCCTTGGAAAAGGTGGAGATGGGATAGCAAGAGTTAAGGGCTTTGTGATTTTTGTCCCTAACACAAAAGTGGGGGATGAGGTAGAGATTGTTATAAATTCCGTGAAACAGAAGTTTGCATTCGGAGAAATTATTGGTTGA
- the hmgA gene encoding hydroxymethylglutaryl-CoA reductase (NADPH) gives MNLEELIEKVASGEIKLHQVEKYTGSKRLATEIRRKALEKKLGISLKNIGHYSIDPEEVIGKNIENMIGVVQIPMGVAGPLKINGEYAKGEFYIPLATTEGALVASVNRGCSALTAAGGVKTTIIDDKMTRAPLLKCPDARRAREVAQWVEENLEYLQEKAVSKVTRHGKLRGVKPYIVGNNLYLRFEFETGDAMGMNMVTIASEEIMKVIEEHFPDVKYLALSGNLCVDKKPNAMNFINGRGKTVIAEAIIPREIVEKKLKTTPELIAEVNYRKNLVGSAQAGSYGFNAHFGNIVGAIFLATGQDEAQITEGSHGITLAEVTPEGDLYISITMPSLEIGTVGGGTRVPTQREALSIMGVAGGGEPAGTNAKKFAEIVAGAVLAGELSLLAAIAAKHLAKAHKELGR, from the coding sequence ATGAACTTGGAAGAACTTATCGAAAAGGTAGCCAGTGGAGAAATTAAGCTTCACCAAGTGGAAAAATACACCGGAAGCAAAAGGCTTGCAACTGAGATAAGAAGAAAAGCCCTTGAGAAAAAATTGGGGATATCCCTCAAAAACATCGGGCATTACTCTATCGACCCCGAGGAAGTTATTGGGAAGAACATAGAAAACATGATTGGGGTTGTCCAGATACCAATGGGAGTGGCCGGGCCCTTAAAGATAAATGGTGAATATGCCAAAGGGGAGTTCTATATTCCCTTGGCGACAACTGAAGGAGCATTGGTTGCAAGCGTTAATAGAGGGTGCTCAGCTTTAACTGCCGCAGGCGGTGTGAAAACAACCATAATCGACGACAAAATGACAAGGGCGCCTCTTTTAAAATGCCCCGATGCAAGAAGGGCTAGAGAAGTTGCCCAATGGGTCGAAGAAAACCTCGAATATCTCCAAGAGAAAGCGGTTTCAAAAGTAACTAGGCATGGAAAGCTTAGGGGAGTTAAGCCATACATCGTCGGCAACAATCTCTATTTGAGGTTTGAGTTCGAGACAGGCGATGCCATGGGAATGAACATGGTCACGATAGCAAGTGAAGAGATAATGAAGGTTATCGAAGAACACTTCCCGGATGTTAAGTACCTAGCCCTTTCTGGAAACCTCTGCGTTGATAAGAAGCCCAACGCAATGAATTTCATCAACGGAAGGGGAAAAACAGTGATAGCCGAGGCGATCATTCCAAGGGAGATCGTGGAGAAAAAGCTCAAGACAACGCCGGAACTCATAGCGGAAGTAAACTATAGGAAAAATCTCGTAGGCTCAGCCCAGGCTGGAAGTTATGGATTCAACGCCCATTTTGGAAACATTGTGGGGGCAATATTCTTAGCAACTGGCCAGGATGAAGCCCAAATAACCGAAGGCTCCCATGGAATAACCCTTGCAGAGGTCACTCCTGAGGGGGATTTATACATAAGCATAACAATGCCGAGCCTCGAAATCGGAACAGTGGGGGGAGGAACGAGAGTTCCTACGCAGAGGGAAGCATTAAGCATCATGGGCGTTGCTGGCGGTGGAGAGCCAGCAGGAACAAATGCAAAGAAGTTTGCGGAGATTGTTGCAGGTGCAGTATTAGCGGGAGAGCTCTCTTTGTTGGCAGCTATAGCGGCAAAGCACCTAGCAAAAG
- the pheS gene encoding phenylalanine--tRNA ligase subunit alpha gives MELSYQEKLTLIKLRDLKKAKFEDLVKETGLDQVAVMRAVLWLQSKGLAKLHERQKRIVRITELGRKYAKIGLPERRALKLLVERGKVSLDELKEVLSEDELKPIVGILRREGWANVRKEDGKLVLEVTEKGRTAISEERPIDKALKILAEKGEVEAKELEKLIPIKELKSRKIGEEDTKAEREVEITEEGMKLAGSGLELKEEVSVLTPELIKSGEWRKVEFKRFNIQAPVRRVYPGKKQPYRVFLDKIRRKLIEMGFIEMTAESLIETQFWNFDALFQPQNHPARDWTDTYQLKYPKYGSLPDEELVEKVRASHEHGWTTGSRGWGYKWDPRMAMLLMPRAHATALSARQLGEGVQIPGKYFAIQRVFRPDVLDRTHLIEFNQVDGFVVDESLTFKHLLGILKRFAVEIAGAKKVKFLPDYYPFTEPSVQMSAYHEELGWVEFGGAGIFREEMTKPLGIDVPVIAWGIGIDRLAMFKLGIDDIRYLFSYDLKWLREAKLIW, from the coding sequence ATGGAATTAAGCTATCAAGAAAAATTAACTCTCATCAAGCTCAGGGATTTAAAAAAGGCGAAATTTGAAGACCTAGTTAAAGAGACCGGACTTGACCAGGTAGCGGTAATGAGAGCCGTTCTCTGGCTCCAGAGCAAGGGGCTTGCAAAGCTCCATGAAAGACAGAAGAGAATCGTAAGAATAACAGAACTAGGGAGAAAATATGCAAAAATTGGACTTCCAGAAAGGAGAGCCTTGAAACTGCTTGTTGAGAGAGGCAAAGTTTCTCTTGATGAGTTAAAGGAAGTACTGAGTGAGGATGAGCTTAAGCCTATCGTTGGAATCTTAAGGAGAGAAGGATGGGCGAATGTTAGAAAGGAGGATGGAAAGCTCGTTCTTGAGGTCACTGAAAAGGGAAGAACAGCGATTTCTGAGGAGAGACCAATTGACAAAGCATTGAAAATCCTTGCAGAAAAAGGGGAAGTTGAAGCAAAAGAGCTTGAAAAGCTCATCCCTATTAAGGAGCTGAAGAGCAGAAAAATTGGGGAAGAAGACACTAAGGCGGAGAGAGAGGTAGAGATCACAGAGGAAGGGATGAAACTCGCTGGGAGTGGTCTTGAGCTCAAGGAAGAGGTCTCAGTTTTAACTCCAGAGCTCATAAAGAGTGGGGAATGGAGAAAGGTTGAGTTCAAACGCTTTAACATTCAAGCCCCTGTGAGGAGAGTCTATCCTGGCAAAAAGCAACCTTATAGGGTTTTCCTCGATAAGATAAGGAGAAAACTTATAGAGATGGGCTTTATTGAGATGACTGCAGAAAGCCTAATAGAGACTCAATTCTGGAACTTTGATGCTTTGTTCCAGCCACAGAATCATCCAGCGAGAGATTGGACGGATACTTATCAGCTGAAGTATCCAAAATATGGCTCTCTCCCGGATGAGGAGCTTGTGGAGAAGGTTAGGGCATCTCATGAACACGGATGGACAACGGGTTCAAGAGGATGGGGGTACAAGTGGGATCCAAGAATGGCTATGCTTTTAATGCCCAGAGCCCATGCAACCGCCCTGAGTGCAAGACAGCTTGGCGAAGGTGTCCAAATACCGGGTAAGTACTTCGCTATTCAAAGAGTTTTTAGGCCAGACGTTTTGGACAGAACACATCTAATCGAGTTCAACCAAGTTGATGGATTCGTTGTGGATGAGAGCTTAACATTCAAACACCTCCTCGGAATCTTGAAGAGGTTTGCAGTTGAAATCGCTGGAGCAAAGAAGGTTAAGTTCCTTCCGGATTATTACCCCTTCACAGAGCCGAGCGTTCAAATGAGTGCCTATCACGAAGAGCTCGGATGGGTGGAATTCGGGGGAGCGGGAATATTCAGAGAAGAGATGACAAAACCGCTTGGAATAGACGTGCCAGTAATTGCATGGGGAATCGGTATCGACAGGTTAGCTATGTTCAAGCTCGGAATAGACGACATAAGATACCTCTTTAGCTATGACTTAAAGTGGTTGAGAGAAGCCAAATTAATCTGGTAG
- the truA gene encoding tRNA pseudouridine(38-40) synthase TruA yields MRVALKIAYDGRRFYGFQRQPNLRTVEAEIIRVLTKLGIIENPKDANFKGASRTDRGVSAFGNVVAFNTFKPELTSPRILNHHLRDVWVLGRAQVPEDFHPRFWSKGKVYRYYLLNEGFDIEKMKSCAEIFVGVHDFSNFAKLEEDKNPIRKIDRIEVLQRGKVITVEVEGESFLWEMVRRIITALKLCASGALSIEEVKRMLEEEVDKKLPPAPPENLVLWEVKYDEIFFEKDPYAVEKAKREFFERFAQHLITASIFEDWFTSL; encoded by the coding sequence ATGAGGGTAGCTTTGAAAATTGCCTACGACGGGAGGAGGTTTTACGGCTTTCAAAGGCAGCCCAACTTAAGAACCGTTGAAGCCGAGATAATTAGGGTATTAACTAAGCTCGGAATAATTGAAAACCCCAAAGATGCCAACTTTAAGGGGGCTTCAAGGACTGACAGAGGGGTTTCTGCCTTTGGAAACGTTGTTGCGTTTAACACTTTCAAACCTGAACTAACGTCTCCGAGAATTTTGAATCATCACTTGAGAGATGTGTGGGTTTTAGGGAGGGCACAGGTTCCAGAGGATTTCCATCCAAGATTCTGGAGCAAAGGAAAGGTGTATAGATACTACCTCCTCAATGAGGGGTTTGATATTGAGAAAATGAAATCTTGTGCTGAAATTTTTGTGGGAGTTCACGACTTCTCAAACTTTGCTAAGCTTGAGGAGGATAAAAACCCTATAAGAAAGATAGACAGGATTGAAGTACTCCAAAGGGGAAAGGTAATTACAGTTGAAGTTGAGGGGGAGAGCTTTCTCTGGGAAATGGTGAGAAGGATTATAACGGCTCTCAAGCTCTGCGCCTCTGGCGCTCTCTCAATAGAAGAAGTGAAAAGAATGCTGGAAGAGGAAGTTGACAAAAAGCTCCCTCCTGCCCCCCCAGAAAACCTCGTCCTGTGGGAAGTTAAGTACGATGAAATATTCTTTGAAAAAGATCCTTATGCAGTTGAAAAGGCAAAAAGAGAATTCTTTGAGAGGTTTGCCCAACACTTAATAACAGCGAGCATTTTTGAAGACTGGTTCACGTCTTTATGA
- a CDS encoding DEAD/DEAH box helicase: MKTVVLRIPDKSALVYIEKADPKIYFMIYEELTYRKSFGKWEKPESLYDPHTKSFPVGLIPRVKKLLNSKGYRIRVIDERKIEGVEINATWNEEYKLRKYQEKAVKKALKSGMGVLALPVGSGKTIIGLRIIYELNLSALVVVHTKELLYQWAENIRRVLGIEPGLVGDNNWIEKPVTVAMIQTLLSRGVDKLQLPYAVVVFDECHRTSAAEKFYELGISLPQRFRFGLSATPWRRIKGEELKIEGAIGPIIYEVKAEDLIKEKFLAKPRFKVIEYESSMPPLAERYKELYEEIIMENEERNKAIVETAYKLAKQGHRVLIDVKRIEHGKILVEMLKKKGINAEFLSSQSPNRWEIFEKFKNGEINVLVSTLLKEGVDIPEISAIILAGGGKSDIMTIQTIGRALRPKGGSGAVIVDVKDEDPLLFTHFIERQKALRQYYGRYYDKELEKLIKT; this comes from the coding sequence ATGAAGACCGTGGTGTTGAGAATCCCGGATAAATCTGCACTGGTGTATATTGAGAAGGCCGATCCTAAGATATACTTCATGATATACGAGGAGCTAACTTACCGGAAAAGTTTCGGCAAATGGGAGAAGCCTGAGAGCCTATACGACCCTCACACAAAGTCCTTCCCCGTGGGATTAATTCCCCGTGTAAAGAAGCTTTTAAACTCAAAAGGATATAGAATTAGGGTAATTGACGAAAGAAAAATTGAAGGAGTAGAGATAAACGCAACATGGAACGAAGAGTATAAGCTAAGAAAGTATCAAGAAAAAGCCGTTAAAAAAGCATTAAAATCCGGTATGGGAGTCTTAGCGTTACCCGTGGGGAGTGGAAAAACAATAATAGGGCTGAGAATTATCTATGAACTTAACCTATCAGCCCTCGTTGTTGTGCACACCAAGGAACTTCTTTATCAGTGGGCTGAGAATATAAGGCGAGTTCTCGGAATTGAGCCCGGACTTGTAGGGGATAACAACTGGATAGAAAAGCCGGTGACGGTGGCTATGATACAAACCCTTCTCTCTAGGGGGGTTGATAAGCTCCAGCTCCCATATGCGGTGGTTGTATTTGATGAATGCCACAGGACTTCTGCCGCAGAAAAGTTCTATGAACTTGGAATAAGCCTCCCCCAGAGATTTAGGTTTGGTCTCTCTGCAACTCCATGGAGGAGAATTAAAGGAGAAGAGCTAAAGATAGAAGGGGCGATAGGACCAATAATCTATGAAGTTAAAGCCGAAGACCTGATAAAAGAAAAGTTCCTGGCAAAGCCAAGGTTTAAGGTAATTGAATATGAATCCTCCATGCCGCCGTTGGCAGAGCGCTACAAAGAGCTTTATGAAGAAATAATCATGGAAAATGAAGAGAGAAACAAGGCTATAGTTGAGACTGCATATAAGCTTGCGAAACAAGGCCATCGTGTCTTAATAGACGTCAAAAGGATTGAACACGGAAAGATCCTTGTGGAGATGCTTAAGAAGAAGGGCATAAATGCCGAGTTTTTGAGCTCTCAAAGTCCAAACAGGTGGGAGATTTTTGAAAAGTTCAAAAATGGCGAGATTAACGTTTTGGTCTCTACGCTATTGAAAGAAGGGGTAGATATCCCAGAAATTTCCGCTATAATACTAGCTGGCGGAGGGAAGAGCGATATAATGACAATTCAGACAATCGGGAGAGCGCTAAGACCTAAAGGTGGGAGCGGTGCTGTTATAGTTGACGTGAAAGATGAAGATCCACTGCTCTTTACTCACTTCATAGAGAGACAAAAAGCCTTGAGGCAGTACTATGGCAGGTACTATGACAAGGAGCTCGAGAAGCTCATAAAGACGTGA
- a CDS encoding iron-containing alcohol dehydrogenase — protein MLWESRLPINQVFELRCRTIDYFGVGAINKFYDIAKDLKENRDIDKVLLVTGKSSYKKCGAWDVIKPALEKYGIEYVHYDKVGPNPTVDMIDEAKEMGVEFGAQAVIGIGGGSPIDTAKSVAILLEYPDKTGKDLYEFKFKPTKAKPIIAINTTHGTGTEVDRFAVASILEKEYKPAIAYDFIYPLYAIDDPALMTKLPANQTRYVTIDALNHVNEAATTKATNPYSILLAQETVRLISKYLPAALAHPENLQARYYLLYASAIAGISFDNGLLHFTHALEHPLSAVKPDLPHGLGLAMLLPAVVKHIYPATAEILAEVYRPIAPEAKGYPGEAEFVAKRIEQWLFSIGIKEKLTDVGFGEDDIDKLTKLAMETPGLDGLLAMAPVEANEDVIRAIYRDSLYPLSE, from the coding sequence ATGTTGTGGGAATCAAGACTCCCCATAAACCAGGTTTTTGAGTTGAGATGCAGAACCATAGACTACTTCGGTGTTGGTGCTATAAACAAATTCTATGACATTGCAAAGGACTTGAAAGAAAACAGAGACATTGATAAAGTCCTTCTTGTCACAGGTAAGAGCTCATACAAGAAGTGCGGCGCTTGGGACGTTATAAAGCCCGCCCTTGAGAAATACGGCATTGAATACGTTCACTACGACAAGGTTGGCCCGAATCCCACCGTTGACATGATTGACGAAGCTAAGGAGATGGGTGTAGAGTTTGGTGCTCAGGCTGTCATTGGTATTGGCGGAGGAAGTCCAATCGACACTGCAAAGAGTGTCGCAATCCTCTTAGAGTACCCAGACAAAACCGGTAAGGACCTTTATGAATTTAAGTTCAAGCCAACAAAGGCCAAACCTATCATAGCAATAAACACCACACACGGTACCGGTACTGAAGTTGATAGATTTGCTGTCGCATCCATCCTCGAAAAGGAGTACAAGCCAGCCATAGCCTATGACTTCATATACCCACTCTACGCTATCGACGACCCCGCCCTTATGACAAAGCTCCCAGCTAACCAGACGAGATACGTTACAATCGATGCCCTCAACCACGTAAACGAGGCAGCCACAACAAAGGCAACAAACCCATACTCAATTCTCCTTGCGCAAGAGACTGTCAGGTTGATCTCAAAATACCTACCTGCAGCTCTTGCTCACCCAGAGAACCTCCAAGCTAGGTACTACCTCCTCTACGCATCAGCAATAGCTGGTATATCCTTTGACAACGGACTCCTGCACTTCACACACGCTTTGGAGCACCCATTGAGCGCTGTCAAGCCAGATCTCCCACACGGACTTGGCCTTGCAATGCTCCTCCCAGCGGTGGTCAAACACATCTATCCAGCAACAGCTGAAATACTCGCGGAGGTATACAGACCAATAGCCCCGGAGGCGAAGGGATACCCAGGAGAAGCGGAATTCGTTGCAAAGAGAATCGAGCAATGGCTCTTCAGTATAGGAATCAAGGAGAAGCTCACAGACGTTGGATTCGGAGAAGATGACATTGACAAGCTAACAAAGCTTGCGATGGAGACCCCTGGGCTAGACGGTCTCCTAGCAATGGCTCCAGTCGAAGCAAATGAAGACGTAATAAGAGCAATCTACAGAGACTCACTCTATCCACTGAGCGAGTGA